From one Longimicrobium sp. genomic stretch:
- the msrB gene encoding peptide-methionine (R)-S-oxide reductase MsrB, with product MKITTRHALAAAVMLLGAAAVPTHAQAPRPASERTYTRPSDAQLRRTLTPLQYQVTQHAATETPFRNEFWDNHRAGIYVDVVSGEPLFSSTDKFDSGTGWPSFTRPLERANIRTRADHSYGERTEVRSAHADSHLGHVFDDGPRPTGLRYCINSASLRFVPVDSLQAAGYGKYLRLFRR from the coding sequence ATGAAGATCACGACCAGACACGCGCTCGCCGCGGCGGTGATGCTGCTCGGCGCGGCCGCCGTTCCCACGCACGCGCAGGCGCCGCGTCCGGCATCCGAACGCACGTACACGCGCCCGAGCGACGCCCAGCTGCGGCGGACGCTGACGCCGCTGCAGTACCAGGTCACGCAGCACGCGGCCACCGAGACGCCGTTCCGCAACGAGTTCTGGGACAACCACCGCGCCGGCATCTACGTCGACGTGGTGTCGGGCGAGCCGCTGTTCAGCTCGACGGACAAGTTCGACTCGGGCACCGGGTGGCCCAGCTTCACGCGGCCGCTGGAGCGGGCCAACATCCGCACGCGCGCCGACCACTCGTACGGCGAGCGCACCGAGGTGCGGTCCGCGCACGCCGACTCGCACCTGGGCCACGTGTTCGACGACGGCCCCCGGCCGACGGGGCTGCGCTACTGCATCAACTCCGCGTCGCTGCGCTTCGTCCCCGTCGACAGCCTCCAGGCGGCGGGCTACGGGAAGTATCTCCGCCTCTTCCGGCGGTAA
- a CDS encoding glycosyltransferase has product MRVLLSTIGSRGDVQPLVALAMELRALGQDVRLCVPPDFRAWIEGLSFPVTPIGPELRATGKANPSAAPPTPEQRRQMMEGTVAAQFETITAAAAGCDLIVGATESLTSALEHALHPNVAARARSIATAMRRDGARVAAQRLVTQ; this is encoded by the coding sequence ATGCGCGTGCTGCTGTCGACGATCGGGTCGCGGGGCGACGTCCAGCCGCTGGTGGCGCTGGCGATGGAGCTGCGGGCGCTCGGCCAGGATGTCCGCCTGTGCGTGCCGCCCGACTTCCGCGCGTGGATCGAAGGGCTCAGCTTCCCCGTCACCCCCATCGGCCCCGAGCTGCGCGCGACGGGGAAGGCGAACCCGTCGGCGGCCCCGCCCACGCCCGAGCAGCGGCGGCAGATGATGGAAGGCACGGTCGCCGCGCAGTTCGAGACCATCACGGCGGCCGCCGCGGGGTGCGACCTCATCGTGGGCGCGACCGAGTCGCTGACAAGCGCGCTCGAGCACGCTCTCCACCCCAACGTGGCGGCCCGCGCCCGATCCATCGCCACCGCGATGCGCCGCGACGGTGCACGGGTCGCCGCCCAGCGCCTGGTCACCCAATGA
- the msrA gene encoding peptide-methionine (S)-S-oxide reductase MsrA, which translates to MSGIVAGAAFVAAAGAFAGSGTAAPMRPAFARDTAIFAGGCFWSMEKAFEHVPGVVSAVSGYAGGRVANPTYEQVGSGRTGHAESVQVVFDPARTSYEKLLDVYWHNIDPISTNGQFCDHGPEYRSIVFYRNAAQRRAAEASKTTVQAHFTRPVTTEIAAATPFYAAEDYHQDFAEKNPGHYNAYRLGCRRDARLLALWGDAAGGQN; encoded by the coding sequence ATGTCCGGCATCGTCGCCGGCGCGGCGTTCGTGGCGGCGGCGGGGGCGTTCGCGGGGAGCGGAACGGCGGCGCCCATGCGGCCGGCCTTCGCGCGCGACACCGCCATCTTCGCCGGCGGCTGCTTCTGGTCGATGGAGAAGGCGTTCGAGCACGTGCCGGGCGTGGTCTCGGCCGTGTCGGGGTACGCGGGCGGGCGCGTGGCCAATCCCACCTACGAGCAGGTGGGCTCGGGGCGCACGGGGCACGCCGAGTCGGTGCAGGTGGTGTTCGATCCCGCGCGCACCAGCTACGAGAAGCTGCTGGACGTGTACTGGCACAACATCGACCCCATCTCCACCAACGGGCAGTTCTGCGACCACGGCCCGGAATACCGCAGCATCGTGTTCTACCGCAACGCGGCGCAGCGGCGCGCGGCCGAGGCGTCGAAGACCACGGTGCAGGCGCACTTCACGCGCCCGGTGACCACGGAGATCGCCGCGGCCACGCCGTTCTACGCGGCCGAGGACTACCACCAGGACTTCGCCGAGAAGAACCCGGGCCACTACAACGCCTATCGCCTTGGCTGCCGCCGCGACGCGCGCCTCCTCGCGCTGTGGGGCGACGCCGCCGGCGGGCAGAACTGA
- a CDS encoding efflux RND transporter periplasmic adaptor subunit, with protein MSTTIAPERAPLRTAPKPAATIPAPPRPGGPGGLRAKKLRSRVLLAFGALLLVAMGVIWTRPEPVDVEVGTISRGDLRVTVDEEGMTRVHDRFVVAAPVAGRLQRIALEEGDRVAAGDVVASIAAAPLDARTARQGDARVAAAEAAVAQARARASQAQAAHAQALREAARARTLAGAGAISESAREQAELAEATALRDWQAARAAVRTAAAELSGARAALADASPATVGVATVTEVRSPVAGRVLRVPERSERAVAPGAPLVELGDARALEVTADVLSTDAVRIRPGMPVLIEEWGGGPALRGRVRTVSPAAFTKVSALGVEEQRVRVFADLDAAPAALGDGYRVEARIVVWEGRDVVKVPVSALFRTGGEWSVFVLDARRARLRSVRIGQRGEAEAEVAGGLRPGERVVLYPSDKVKDGVKVRVR; from the coding sequence ATGTCGACGACGATCGCACCGGAGCGCGCGCCGCTCCGCACCGCGCCGAAGCCGGCGGCGACGATTCCCGCGCCGCCGAGGCCGGGTGGACCCGGCGGGTTGCGCGCGAAGAAGCTGCGTTCGCGCGTTCTCCTGGCCTTCGGCGCGCTGCTGCTGGTGGCGATGGGGGTGATCTGGACGCGTCCCGAGCCGGTGGACGTGGAAGTCGGCACGATCTCCCGCGGCGACCTGCGCGTGACGGTGGACGAGGAGGGGATGACGCGCGTGCACGACCGCTTCGTGGTGGCCGCGCCGGTGGCCGGGCGGCTGCAGCGGATCGCGCTGGAGGAGGGGGACCGCGTCGCGGCGGGCGACGTGGTCGCGAGCATCGCCGCGGCGCCGCTGGACGCGCGGACGGCGCGGCAGGGCGACGCCCGCGTGGCGGCGGCGGAAGCCGCGGTGGCGCAGGCGCGCGCGCGGGCGTCGCAGGCGCAGGCCGCGCACGCGCAGGCCCTGCGCGAGGCCGCACGCGCGCGCACCCTGGCCGGCGCGGGGGCGATAAGCGAGAGCGCGCGCGAGCAGGCGGAGCTCGCCGAGGCCACCGCGCTGCGCGACTGGCAGGCCGCGCGGGCCGCCGTCCGCACCGCCGCGGCCGAGCTCTCCGGCGCCCGCGCCGCGCTGGCGGACGCGAGCCCCGCAACGGTCGGCGTGGCGACGGTGACGGAGGTGCGCTCCCCCGTGGCCGGGCGCGTGCTGCGGGTGCCGGAGCGGAGCGAGCGCGCCGTGGCCCCCGGCGCGCCGCTGGTGGAGCTGGGCGACGCGCGCGCGCTGGAGGTGACGGCGGACGTGCTCTCCACCGACGCCGTCCGCATCCGCCCGGGGATGCCGGTGCTGATCGAGGAGTGGGGCGGCGGACCGGCGCTGCGCGGCCGCGTGCGCACCGTCTCGCCCGCGGCGTTCACGAAGGTGTCCGCGCTGGGCGTGGAGGAGCAGCGCGTGCGCGTCTTCGCCGACCTGGACGCCGCGCCGGCGGCCCTGGGCGACGGCTACCGCGTGGAGGCGCGCATCGTGGTGTGGGAGGGACGGGATGTGGTGAAGGTGCCCGTGAGCGCACTCTTCCGCACCGGCGGCGAGTGGAGCGTGTTCGTGCTGGACGCCCGCCGCGCGCGCCTCCGCTCCGTCCGCATCGGCCAGCGCGGCGAGGCGGAGGCCGAGGTCGCCGGCGGCCTGCGCCCCGGCGAGCGCGTCGTCCTCTACCCGTCGGACAAGGTGAAGGATGGGGTGAAGGTGCGCGTACGGTGA
- a CDS encoding glycosyltransferase: protein MKLVVFGLSISSSWGNGHATTYRALLRAFAARGHEVVFYEWNAPWYADNRDHPNPRYVTLKLWDDWDEIRAEAVAEAREADATIVGSYVNGGPRVIDDLAGAGVEPLFFYDIDTPVTVAALRNGGTDYLRRDQVPLFTRYLSFTGGPFLRQVVEGELGAREAVPLYCSVDGERYHPTTPDRELACELAYMGTYAADRQPVVEKFLLRVAERLPRRRFIVAGPQYPAEMAWPGNVRHIHHLPPQRHPTFYSSAAWQLNATRADMVAAGWSPSVRLFEAAACGAAMISDRWDGLDHFFTPGAEILLPETTEDVVDILRSTHPDDRRAIGAAARARILAAHTAEHRAEELEAYVTEVVAA, encoded by the coding sequence ATGAAGCTGGTCGTCTTCGGCCTCTCCATCTCCTCCAGCTGGGGGAACGGGCACGCCACCACCTACCGCGCGCTCCTCCGCGCCTTCGCCGCGCGCGGCCACGAGGTCGTGTTCTACGAGTGGAACGCGCCCTGGTACGCCGACAATCGCGATCATCCCAATCCCCGCTACGTCACCCTGAAGCTGTGGGATGATTGGGATGAGATCCGCGCGGAGGCCGTCGCCGAGGCGCGCGAGGCGGACGCGACCATCGTCGGCAGCTACGTGAACGGCGGCCCGCGGGTGATCGACGACCTGGCCGGGGCGGGCGTGGAGCCGCTGTTCTTCTACGACATCGACACGCCGGTAACGGTGGCGGCGCTGCGCAACGGCGGCACGGATTACCTGCGGCGCGACCAGGTGCCGCTGTTCACGCGCTACCTGTCGTTCACCGGCGGCCCCTTCCTGCGCCAGGTGGTGGAGGGCGAGCTCGGCGCGCGCGAGGCCGTGCCGCTGTACTGCTCGGTGGATGGAGAGCGCTATCACCCCACCACCCCCGACCGCGAGCTGGCGTGCGAGCTCGCGTACATGGGCACTTACGCGGCCGACCGCCAGCCCGTGGTAGAAAAATTTCTACTGCGCGTTGCGGAGAGGCTGCCGCGCAGGCGCTTCATCGTAGCCGGCCCGCAGTACCCGGCGGAGATGGCGTGGCCGGGGAACGTGCGGCACATCCACCACCTGCCGCCCCAGCGGCACCCGACGTTCTACAGCAGCGCGGCCTGGCAGCTGAACGCCACGCGCGCCGACATGGTGGCGGCGGGGTGGTCGCCCAGCGTGCGGCTGTTCGAGGCGGCGGCGTGCGGCGCGGCCATGATCAGCGACCGGTGGGACGGCCTGGACCACTTCTTCACCCCCGGCGCCGAGATCCTGCTCCCCGAAACGACGGAAGACGTCGTCGATATCCTGCGCAGCACGCACCCCGACGACCGCCGCGCCATCGGCGCCGCCGCCCGCGCCCGCATCCTGGCCGCCCACACCGCCGAGCACCGCGCCGAGGAGCTGGAGGCGTACGTGACGGAGGTGGTGGCGGCGTAG
- a CDS encoding FtsX-like permease family protein — translation MRAMERRLVRELWRLRGQVVSIALVVACGSMSVVTTGSALDSLEVSRDRFYADFRFADVWTSCKRAPEPLAERIRRIPGVAAVQTRVALDVTLDVPGLAEVATGRVLSIPERRVPILDDLYLRSGRWVAPGRRDEAIVSEGFAIANHLRPGDRIGAVINGRWERLRIAGIAVSPEFVYEVQEGQAFPDRRRFGVLWMSREALGPAYDMQGAFNSVSLRLARGASHSEVIASVDRLLARYGGFGAYGRRDQVSDRVIRDEMSQNRYTGTIIPAIFLAVAAFLLHIVLLRLVGTQRDEIAVLKAFGYTNRDVGMHYLRFALVAVALGAALGTAVGIWLGRQYLKLYEEFFRFPEFEYRFSWPLVAIGIAVAGGAAVVGALSAVRRAVSLPPAEAMRPDAPARFRPGVIERIGLSRLLTPAGRMIVRSFERYPARSVLSALGVAMSIAVLVVGSFLFDSVRAMMDLQFRAAQREDLTVAFASGRPASVRHDLAHVPGVVRVETFRVVPVRLRQANAARQTAVTALQPGSELRRVLDMRHHAAVVPPGGVVLTDVLAEVLGVRPGDSVTVEVLEGRRPVLRVPVAGAVEELFGLNAYMDPRALDAALGDAPTASGAYLRVDPARYEQVHAALKRMPRVGAVQSRVAMVQGFEEHIARNMRVQTTLMVTFAVVIAVGVIYNGARIALSERGRELASLRVLGFTKGEVAVMLLGEQATVTLAGIPVGCVLGWLLGMMTVAAFRVEVFRIPLVIDPRTYVFAAAVVAGAAGLAGMLMRRRIGRLDMIAVLKTRE, via the coding sequence ATGCGGGCGATGGAGCGGAGGCTGGTGCGCGAGCTGTGGCGGCTGCGGGGGCAGGTGGTGTCCATCGCCCTGGTGGTGGCGTGCGGGTCCATGTCCGTGGTGACCACCGGCAGCGCGCTGGACTCGCTCGAGGTGTCGCGCGACCGCTTCTACGCCGACTTCCGCTTCGCCGACGTGTGGACCTCGTGCAAGCGCGCGCCCGAGCCGCTGGCCGAGCGCATCCGCCGCATCCCCGGCGTGGCGGCCGTGCAGACGCGCGTGGCGCTCGACGTCACCCTCGACGTGCCGGGGCTCGCCGAAGTGGCCACGGGGCGCGTCCTCTCCATCCCCGAGCGCCGCGTCCCCATCCTCGATGACCTGTACCTGCGCTCGGGGCGATGGGTCGCTCCCGGGCGGCGCGACGAGGCCATCGTCAGCGAGGGGTTCGCCATCGCCAACCACCTGCGCCCCGGCGACCGCATCGGCGCGGTGATCAACGGGCGGTGGGAGCGGCTGCGCATCGCCGGCATCGCCGTCTCTCCCGAGTTCGTCTACGAGGTGCAGGAGGGGCAGGCCTTTCCCGACCGCAGGCGCTTCGGCGTGCTGTGGATGAGCCGCGAGGCGCTGGGGCCCGCGTACGACATGCAGGGCGCCTTCAACTCCGTCTCCCTCCGCCTGGCCCGCGGCGCGAGCCACAGCGAGGTGATCGCGTCCGTCGACCGGCTGCTGGCGCGCTACGGCGGCTTCGGCGCCTACGGCCGGCGCGACCAGGTGAGCGACCGGGTGATCCGCGACGAGATGTCGCAGAACCGCTACACGGGGACCATCATCCCTGCCATCTTCCTGGCCGTGGCCGCCTTCCTCCTGCACATCGTGCTGCTTCGGCTCGTCGGCACGCAGCGCGACGAGATCGCCGTGCTGAAGGCGTTCGGCTACACCAACCGCGACGTGGGGATGCACTATCTCCGCTTCGCCCTCGTCGCCGTCGCGCTCGGCGCGGCGCTGGGGACGGCGGTGGGGATCTGGCTGGGGCGGCAGTACCTGAAGCTGTACGAGGAGTTCTTCCGTTTCCCCGAGTTCGAGTACCGCTTCAGCTGGCCGCTGGTGGCGATCGGGATCGCCGTGGCGGGCGGCGCGGCGGTGGTGGGCGCGCTCTCGGCCGTGCGCCGCGCGGTCTCCCTGCCACCGGCGGAGGCGATGCGGCCGGACGCGCCGGCGCGCTTCCGCCCGGGGGTGATCGAGCGCATCGGCCTCTCCCGCCTGCTCACCCCCGCCGGGCGGATGATCGTCCGCTCCTTCGAGCGCTACCCCGCGCGCTCCGTCCTCTCCGCGCTGGGGGTGGCGATGTCGATCGCCGTCCTGGTGGTCGGCAGCTTCCTGTTCGATTCCGTGCGGGCGATGATGGACCTTCAGTTCCGCGCCGCCCAGCGCGAGGACCTGACCGTGGCCTTCGCCTCCGGCCGCCCCGCCTCCGTCCGCCACGACCTGGCGCACGTTCCCGGCGTGGTGCGGGTGGAGACGTTCCGCGTCGTCCCCGTCCGTCTCCGCCAGGCGAACGCGGCGCGGCAGACGGCGGTGACGGCGCTGCAGCCGGGCTCGGAGCTGCGTCGCGTCCTCGACATGCGCCACCACGCTGCCGTCGTTCCGCCCGGCGGCGTGGTGCTGACGGACGTGCTGGCCGAGGTGCTGGGGGTGCGGCCGGGAGACTCGGTGACGGTGGAGGTGCTGGAGGGGCGCCGCCCGGTGCTGCGCGTTCCCGTCGCCGGCGCGGTGGAGGAGCTGTTCGGGCTGAACGCGTACATGGACCCGCGCGCGCTCGACGCCGCGCTGGGCGACGCGCCCACCGCATCGGGCGCGTACCTGCGCGTGGACCCCGCGCGCTACGAGCAGGTGCACGCGGCGCTGAAGCGGATGCCGCGTGTGGGCGCCGTCCAGTCCCGCGTGGCGATGGTGCAGGGGTTCGAGGAGCACATCGCCCGCAACATGCGCGTGCAGACCACGCTGATGGTGACGTTCGCGGTGGTCATCGCCGTCGGCGTCATCTACAACGGCGCACGCATCGCCCTGTCGGAGCGCGGGCGCGAGCTGGCCAGCCTGCGTGTGCTGGGCTTCACGAAGGGCGAGGTGGCGGTGATGCTGCTGGGCGAGCAGGCCACGGTCACGCTCGCCGGCATCCCCGTGGGGTGCGTCCTGGGCTGGCTGCTGGGGATGATGACGGTGGCCGCGTTCCGGGTGGAGGTGTTCCGCATCCCCCTGGTGATCGACCCTCGCACCTACGTGTTCGCCGCGGCGGTGGTCGCGGGCGCGGCGGGGCTGGCGGGGATGCTGATGCGGCGGCGGATCGGGCGGCTGGACATGATCGCAGTGCTCAAGACGCGCGAGTGA
- a CDS encoding ABC transporter ATP-binding protein, with the protein MLERPTKTADATLDGGREAVFRARGVTKVYPMGDVDVHALRQVDLDLFRGELMVLLGASGSGKSTLLNILGGLDVPTAGTVWFEDHDLTAADDAGLTRFRREHVGFVFQFYNLIPSLTARENVALVTDIAERPMRPEEALEMVGLGDRLDHFPAQMSGGEQQRVAIARAIAKRPDVLLCDEPTGALDFSTGRLVLEVIERVNRELGTTTVVITHNAAIAAMADRVIRMSSGTISGVARNATKKRPDELEW; encoded by the coding sequence ATGCTCGAGCGACCGACAAAGACGGCGGACGCCACGCTCGACGGCGGGCGCGAGGCGGTGTTCCGCGCGCGCGGGGTCACCAAGGTCTACCCCATGGGCGACGTGGACGTGCACGCGCTGCGGCAGGTGGACCTGGACCTGTTCCGCGGCGAGCTGATGGTGCTGCTGGGCGCGTCGGGGAGCGGCAAGTCCACGCTGCTGAACATCCTGGGCGGGCTGGACGTGCCGACCGCGGGGACCGTGTGGTTCGAGGACCACGACCTGACCGCGGCGGACGACGCGGGGCTCACCCGCTTCCGGCGCGAGCACGTGGGGTTCGTCTTCCAGTTCTACAACCTGATCCCCTCGCTGACCGCGCGGGAGAACGTGGCGCTGGTCACCGACATCGCCGAGCGGCCGATGCGGCCCGAGGAGGCGCTGGAGATGGTGGGGCTGGGCGACCGGCTGGACCATTTCCCCGCGCAGATGTCGGGGGGCGAGCAGCAGCGGGTGGCCATCGCGCGGGCCATCGCCAAGCGCCCCGACGTGCTGCTGTGCGACGAGCCGACGGGCGCGCTGGACTTTTCCACCGGCCGGCTGGTGCTGGAGGTGATCGAGCGGGTGAACCGCGAGCTGGGCACGACCACGGTCGTCATCACCCACAACGCCGCCATCGCCGCAATGGCCGACCGCGTGATCCGCATGTCGAGCGGCACCATCAGCGGCGTGGCGCGCAACGCGACGAAGAAGCGGCCGGACGAGCTGGAGTGGTGA
- a CDS encoding toll/interleukin-1 receptor domain-containing protein: MQTPETKHLVFLSHSSRDGAVVRRIKDLLVHRTGGTVAFFCSSDNESIPFGRNWINKILSSLDQADLFFAFLSPNSLGSQWIFFEAGIAHQRDIPTVPVGIAGVDIGKAPPPLAILQGFNLMPDGLEKMMAVINSTFGFSLPTAFDDADYSSLRGETVETISLGDGTHRFQVFSIDDNGETPHERIAVQVQGTTMTVRSTQRTEAWESVGILDQNRYTGRFKYSRGGSPEDVGSHDFVWNGREFVGSAKLDSGRWYVDNLIWRPIRD, from the coding sequence ATGCAAACTCCCGAAACGAAACACCTCGTCTTCCTGAGTCACAGTTCACGGGACGGTGCCGTCGTTCGGCGGATAAAAGACCTGCTGGTACATAGAACAGGCGGGACTGTGGCATTCTTCTGCTCCAGCGACAATGAAAGCATCCCGTTCGGCCGTAACTGGATAAACAAAATCCTTTCTTCGCTGGATCAGGCGGATCTGTTTTTCGCCTTCTTGTCCCCGAACTCACTGGGTTCCCAATGGATTTTTTTCGAGGCAGGGATTGCTCACCAGCGCGATATTCCGACCGTTCCTGTTGGCATAGCCGGTGTGGATATCGGAAAAGCTCCCCCACCCTTGGCCATCTTACAGGGATTCAATCTCATGCCGGATGGTCTCGAAAAGATGATGGCTGTGATTAACTCCACCTTTGGGTTCTCGCTTCCAACAGCATTTGATGATGCTGACTACAGCAGCCTTCGTGGAGAAACCGTTGAGACGATTTCGCTTGGTGACGGGACACACAGGTTCCAAGTTTTCTCAATAGATGACAACGGAGAGACACCGCATGAGCGGATCGCGGTACAAGTTCAAGGAACAACGATGACGGTGCGCTCTACCCAGCGAACCGAAGCATGGGAAAGTGTCGGCATCCTGGACCAGAACCGATATACTGGACGATTCAAGTATTCCCGTGGAGGTTCGCCCGAGGATGTGGGTAGTCACGATTTCGTTTGGAACGGGAGGGAATTCGTCGGTTCGGCCAAACTCGACAGCGGCAGATGGTACGTTGACAACCTGATCTGGCGGCCCATACGCGACTGA
- a CDS encoding TMEM175 family protein, whose translation MTKGRLEAFSDGVIAILITIMVLELKIPHGADAAAMRTMLPGFLAYTLSFIYLGIYWVNHHHMLQTTEHINGKILWANLHLLFWLSLIPAATAWLGENHLDVLPTAIYGVVMLMPAIAYYVLQGTIIAAQGPHSRLRAAIGRDIKGKISPLLYASAIGLAFVRPWMADAIYVLVALIWLVPDRRIESHLVHHPEHAKIAGG comes from the coding sequence ATGACGAAGGGACGGCTGGAGGCGTTCAGCGACGGCGTGATCGCCATCCTCATCACCATCATGGTGCTGGAGCTGAAGATCCCGCACGGGGCCGACGCCGCGGCGATGCGCACCATGCTGCCGGGATTCCTGGCCTACACGCTGAGCTTCATCTATCTCGGCATCTACTGGGTCAACCATCACCACATGCTGCAGACCACGGAGCACATCAACGGCAAGATCCTGTGGGCCAACCTGCACCTGCTGTTCTGGCTGTCGCTGATCCCGGCCGCCACCGCCTGGCTGGGCGAGAACCACCTCGACGTGCTGCCGACGGCCATCTACGGCGTGGTGATGCTGATGCCGGCCATCGCGTACTACGTGCTGCAGGGCACGATCATCGCGGCGCAGGGGCCGCACTCGCGCCTGCGCGCCGCCATCGGCCGCGACATCAAGGGGAAGATCTCGCCGTTGCTGTACGCCTCGGCCATCGGGCTGGCGTTCGTGCGGCCGTGGATGGCCGATGCGATCTACGTGCTGGTGGCGCTGATCTGGCTCGTCCCCGACCGCCGCATCGAGTCGCACCTCGTCCACCACCCCGAGCACGCGAAGATCGCCGGCGGGTGA
- a CDS encoding DUF5335 family protein, protein MWTVEDAVRTALLRDFTARNAGRLTRLEEDGPELGAQVEESSTPLRGIAYDPHGRSVEIMLGDLGTPEGHLTRSIANVESVDLVTDALGRDAALRIAHDDGQTLLRLVY, encoded by the coding sequence ATGTGGACGGTGGAAGACGCGGTGCGCACCGCCCTCCTGCGCGACTTCACCGCGCGCAACGCGGGGCGGCTGACGCGGCTGGAGGAAGACGGCCCGGAGCTCGGCGCGCAGGTAGAGGAAAGCAGCACGCCGCTACGGGGGATCGCGTACGACCCGCACGGTCGCAGCGTGGAGATCATGCTGGGCGACCTGGGCACCCCCGAGGGTCACCTGACGCGCTCCATCGCCAACGTCGAGTCGGTGGACCTGGTGACGGACGCGCTCGGCCGCGACGCCGCCCTCCGCATCGCCCACGACGACGGCCAGACGCTGCTGCGGCTGGTGTACTGA
- a CDS encoding class I SAM-dependent RNA methyltransferase, translating to MPTPLSIFAITAPGLEAICAAELRALGIDAAAEPGGVAWEGAADDVYRANLWLRTASRVVVRAATFRARTFIELERHAKRVPWERWVAKGRPVRLRVTSKKSKLYHEGAIAERLLGFIDDRVGGIGTASAEKGPEDEAAETVDAQLFVVRVLRDEVTISADASGALLHLRGYRRALAKAPLRETLAAAMLLGAGWRGDTPVVDPMCGSGTIPIEAALIARGVAPGLARAGREPRAFAFTAWPEFHAGAWERIVAEARAAERPSSPVPIHGSDRDAGAIDAATANAERAGVADDVRFAVHPVSAIEPPPGPGLLIANPPYGVRVGESDALRSLYAALGRTARARCPGWTLALLSADRKLEGQVGLPFAEVFRTSNGGIPVRLVTTTVG from the coding sequence ATGCCAACGCCGCTCAGCATCTTCGCCATCACCGCGCCGGGGCTGGAGGCGATCTGCGCGGCGGAGCTGCGGGCGCTGGGAATCGACGCGGCGGCGGAGCCGGGCGGCGTGGCGTGGGAGGGCGCGGCGGACGACGTCTACCGCGCAAACCTCTGGCTGCGCACCGCCAGCCGCGTGGTGGTGCGCGCGGCCACCTTCCGCGCGCGCACCTTCATCGAGCTGGAGCGCCACGCCAAGCGCGTCCCGTGGGAGCGCTGGGTGGCGAAGGGACGGCCGGTGCGGCTGCGGGTGACGTCGAAGAAGTCGAAGCTGTACCACGAGGGCGCTATCGCCGAGCGGTTGCTGGGCTTCATCGACGATCGCGTGGGCGGGATCGGCACCGCGTCGGCGGAGAAGGGGCCGGAGGACGAGGCCGCGGAGACGGTGGATGCGCAGCTCTTCGTCGTCCGCGTGCTGCGCGACGAGGTGACGATCAGCGCCGACGCGTCCGGCGCGCTGCTCCACCTGCGCGGCTATCGGCGGGCGCTCGCCAAGGCGCCGCTCCGCGAGACGCTGGCCGCCGCGATGCTGCTCGGCGCCGGCTGGCGCGGCGACACACCCGTCGTCGACCCTATGTGCGGCTCGGGGACGATCCCCATCGAGGCGGCGCTGATCGCGCGCGGCGTGGCGCCGGGGCTGGCGCGCGCGGGCCGGGAGCCGCGCGCGTTCGCCTTTACCGCCTGGCCGGAGTTCCACGCCGGCGCGTGGGAGCGCATCGTCGCCGAGGCGCGCGCGGCGGAGCGGCCGTCGTCCCCCGTCCCCATCCACGGCTCCGACCGCGACGCCGGCGCCATCGACGCGGCGACGGCAAACGCGGAGCGCGCGGGCGTGGCGGACGACGTGCGCTTCGCGGTGCACCCCGTCTCCGCCATCGAGCCGCCGCCGGGACCGGGGCTGCTGATCGCCAACCCGCCCTACGGCGTGCGCGTGGGCGAGAGCGACGCGCTGCGCAGCCTGTACGCCGCGCTCGGCCGCACCGCCCGCGCCCGGTGCCCCGGCTGGACGCTCGCCCTCCTCTCGGCGGACCGGAAGCTGGAGGGGCAGGTCGGCCTCCCCTTCGCCGAGGTCTTCCGCACCAGCAACGGCGGCATCCCCGTTCGGCTGGTGACGACAACGGTTGGATGA